DNA sequence from the Parambassis ranga chromosome 1, fParRan2.1, whole genome shotgun sequence genome:
tctcAGGCGGACTTGGTGGACCAGAACTTGTTAAATTTCCTACCAATTGGGGAACACTCCGAGGTGTACAAGGCCCTGTCCACACACCCCACTGATGCAGAGAGCCTTGGCAGCGATTACCTGAAGAGTCAGTATCAACCAGAGGGTATTTTTTATTCTACagtaataataaaattaaaaaatcatATAGTTTTAAGTTGAACGTGTAAATTTTCTCCTCTGGGATGAGTCTTATCTTACACTTAATCTGAAACAGCTAAACAAAGATCCACTATTCATCAAACATTAAAGTCCTGTCTCATGTGTTTTTAGtaattattctttatttttcacCTCCAGCTAAGAATCACATGGAGTTCTGCTGCCATATGCTGCGAGGCGCCATCGACCCCAAAGAACCTCCTGTCTATGAATATGTTAAGTTCATTGGCAACTTCAAGTCACTCAATAAtggtatgtatatatatttacatggGAGACTTTTTTCAACAGCTATGTGAACcagagtttaaaaataaaaaagttcttGTTGTTTCTCATAACAAGCTTGCATGTTTACCGACACACAAAGTTACACAAAACCTTCTGTGTCAAGCCTAATTTAAGTAGTAGTTGATCAttatattttaacatggatgGCAGTGTCTATTCCTGAGCTTACCCACTGAGTAAAAAAgctcttttctgttttgcagTTCCCAACGTGAAAAGAAATGGTCTTGCAGGAGTATTACAGCGGTCGTTACAACCTGCCTTCGATGACCAGGTGTGCTTTGTGGCCACTGTCCGGCTGGCCAAACCTCAGTTTATTAAGGTACTGTGAAAATGTGCACCCATTTTAAtaatttgtaattttatttCATGTAACTCCACACTAAACTGCTCttggttttgcttttttgtatttataggAAATGTGTACAGTGGAGGAGCCCAATGAAGAATTTACCTCCAGGCACAGTTTAGAATGGAAATTCCTCTTCTTAGACCATAGGTACATACACATTTATCCTTCATTGCTCCTTAAGGTGCCATTAGAACTGTGAGCAGTGCACACACGTAGCACACTTCAGATTAGACTATAACTAAACATTACTGTAACTTTCAGAAGTGGACACATTCAGAATGTCGCACCCTTTTGTGTAACAATCGGCACCACCAGATGTGAGAAAGGAGCTCGGGAACTTCTCAAGATCTAATTTCCCTAATTGACTTTTTGTCAGTTCCCCCTTTCTTCTTAGTAACAGCTGAGTACAACCATTTCTCCTAGAGTGAACTGAAAAtgtgttattaaaataaatacaatgtgTGGCCACTGAACACAATACACACCCTTTGGTTTCTTCCATGGTAGATCATGATATAAATCAACTACATATCCAGACACATTTAGTCTAGTGTCATGTTTGTCAGCTGGTTGTGTGACTGCTGGTTTTTTAACCTGGGGGTTACTTGTGCTGTGTGCCACTCTTAGGTCAGTAATGGAGGCGCTACAAGCATATTGAAAAGACCTGTTGAACATGCAGAGATTTCACAAACTAACACGTGTCCCTTTTACACCACTAAATCCGTGTGGTTTACACACTGATGTAGATTTTAGCAAATTGTTTTAAACTAGCTGGTAACATGCAGTAATCATATCATGTATTTTCTGCTTTCCAGAGCCCCACCAATCATAGGCTACCTGCCGTTTGAGGTTCTGGGAACATCAGGGTACGACTATTACCATGTGGATGACCTGGAGACGCTAGCCAAATGTCATGAACACTGTGAGGGCGCACAATTACTCATATGCaagattctttaaaaaaagtttttctgCTTGTTTGTAATGCTGTTTGTTTGCCCCTGTTCTGCTCAGTGATGCAGTATGGTAAAGGGAAGTCATGCTACTACCGTTTCCTAACCAAAGGTCAACAGTGGATCTGGCTGCAGACTCACTACTACATCACCTATCATCAGTGGAATTCTCGACCTGAGTTTattgtctgcacacacacagtagtcaGGTATAGCGAGCTTAGATTCTCATCCTATGTTTTTGAAGTGCTTTTCATTGATGTTACAATTGATTATTATCATGAAACATTAATGAGTTTAACATAAGTACTCTGGATGTATTCACTTCATTATATTTACTAGTGGCACTACACATTCAAATTGTCATATCTCTCACATGCACCATCTTACTGCTTCTTCACCGGTTGTTTCTTTTTCGTTGTGTTTGTCTTAAATGCAGCTATGCAGAGGTGAGGGCCGAACAGCGTAGGGAACTGGGCATTGAGGAGTCGAATCCAGAAGTCACTGCAGATAAGGTAAGacatcatttcagaaaatggTCTATATTCATGTGTTTAACTGTGTAACTATACACTCTCAGCAATTAAACGAAACATGACATGTCAAGAATGAGAGAGAATGCATTAAAatagtaaaagtaaaaacatttttgtatgTATGCAGACTCTCttataacaggaaaaaaagctttttcttCCCACATTATCCATTAACTTCCctcaatgtgtttttcttgtcacaTTGTCCACACTGTCAAACTTGTTGTTCTCTGATGGAGTCTGAGAGAATGGGGCTTTTCTTTTGCTCAATGAGCAGTCATCATAAATCAACATAAATACAACATCAGGCCCAAGCCTTCATTTGTTTGGGGATCATTAAGTTTTGCAGAATGTTCTTcactttctttgtgtgtattatttttaaaattggtaccacatacatttttattttattttttgcgtTTTTCTCCTTTTAGAGTCAGGACTCTGGCTCAGAGTCGCAGCTAAATACGTCTAGCTTGAAGGAGGCTCTCGAGCGATTTGACCAGAGCCGAACACCCTCGACCTCTTCACAGAGTTCCCGCAAGTCCTCATCGCATGTCTCTGACACTTGCACTTGTAAGGACAAAGACAGTTGCATGCTAGTAACCCTGACATATACTGTACTAATCCATAAGTGTCATATCTGTTAAAGAGTTAAATGGGATGACTAAGTCCTGCAGTAAGATAACGTCAGCAGGGTCTAAATAGGACTCTTTGTAATTGATCATTTTGTCTTACCAGCAACAGCTTCCAAGCTACACATGGACACGGCCACACCCCCACGGCAGTCCCTGGCCTCCACAATGGAGATGACATCACAGCGTCGCTCATCCATCAGCAGCCAGGTGAGACATGATTGGCAAAAGCAGTGTCATTGTCTTTTTGTACAGTAGCAGAAAACTAAATGACCTGGTAGCACAAGAAGAAGACTTCAGAATGACATTGATAAATCTGTTAAAAAGGCCCACTAAAAGGGGTACAATCCAGAAATGAGGCATGGACTGTACAAACTATTATAAATGTTTATACACCAAAGTTATGCACGGGTAGAAACGGGCACAGACATATTTATCCTACAGTAACCACCTCAATCAAAAAAGGGGATTAGTGCTATGTCTTGGCTTCAGACTTTGAGTCATCAGATGGGTGGGGATGACAAGCTGGTGATGTCACAGGTTTCAGTCAGCCAAAAGTCAACATGAGGGCAGGATAGCTGTGTCAACCTAGATGAGAATGCATTAAAGTCTGCCTGTCATAAttcacattcattttctttatATCCACAGTCTATGAGCTCTCAGACCACAGGACAGAGTGTAACTCCAGGCATGATcactcaacagcagcagcaacaaccacAGCAGCTCCAGTCAAATGTACAGGTAACAATGCTAATACCCCTACTGTGCATTTATATATTGTTAACTGCCATTATCTGGGTACATAAGACAAaaccattttttccccctctctccgTAGCCTGTGATGGAGTTCTCGGCGCAGGTGAATGCCATGCAGCACTTaaaggagcagctggagcagaggaCCAGATTGATCCAAGCCAACATCCAGCGGCAGCAAGAGGAGCTCAGACACAtccaggagcagctgcagagagttCAGGGACAGGGCATACAGGTGAACTGTACcgttttaaaatgacatattCTTTCAAACTTTTCTTACAAATTTGTGTACACATAGTATTGTTTATTCCTCATCCTCTGAAATAttccctttattttatttctctcttcCCTTTATTTGTCTGCCTCTGTGACTCAGTTTATTTGTGCATAGACAGACAAAAGACAGCCTTACCTACTAGTTAAAGCTATATTTAGGTATACCTGCACTTATTACCTGCCTATTACAACAAAACAATTACCTTATATTCAAAAATTATGCAAACATGATTTGTTTAGCTCACCATATAATTACAGAATGACTGTAGCTCATTTAGGAGTCAAGCAGTTTGATTACATTGAACAAAAGTCTAAATTTGATTATTCAATTTTTGAAAAGAACATACTAAAATGCAACTAATCTTTTTTAAAGAACAGTATGTGTCGTGTCTTGCCATTTCGTGCTGTGTCGTACTTACTTTTGCCTGACCTAGATCAGGACTACAATCATGCATTATGCATTATTTTTCCTTCTATTCTGAGGAAATGGCAATAATAGAACATCACTACTTGAATATGTATCCCATAAAGATAATTTCTACCAATAGATTATTCTGTTATTCTAAACATGCTAAATTGGGAAATGAATGTACAAAAGTAACCTCATGCTGTGTAAATACAGATAACTGGACTGTTGCGGTCTGACAATTGTTGTCTTCATCCCaacagatgctgctgcagcagcagggtggagcAATGAATGTACAGCTCCCTCAGGTGGGGTCGGTCCAGCAGACAACAGCGTTGACCAGTCAAGTCCAGCAAACAACAATTAACCCGGTCCATTCAGGAACTCAGCAGCTCACGATACAGCAGCAGGCTCCGCCCCCTCAGCAGAACATACAGCAGACTAATGCCCTCCCACAGGTAGGATACAAGCTAGAGAAAGTGATTAAATCTGGTAATGATATATAAAATAGAATTATGCATGTTCAACTGTAATGAGGACCCTATATTCATGAGGGCAAATTGTATGTGAACTTTTAACACTGCTGATCACATTCCTGTGGAGGGTAGCAGGGAGGAAAGACCAGCTatagcagcggtccccaaccttttttgcaccacggaccggtatcatgtaaaacaatactttcacggaccggcacagaaaaaaaagtgcatacaaagacaacttactcttatgcttaattagtgggggcctttgagctttctcagcaatgaggcggtcccatctggggataatgggagacatgacacccgaagtgtgtttcttatgtccagtccactccgtaattttgttttggccgtcattaattgcttcagtcgttcttgttcatgttttcttccatggcttgtcttttaatgcagggtcctcggtctcgcagttttgaaggcttcgttgcctcatttgcgagtctgtcgccacatcactcagagcggacttggtgtgtgagaatcacctgttgcaataaatccgtattttaaataggactcctgatatagtcttttaaatgcgggtttctttttctttgaaggggtaggctcctcttcttctgtctcctctttaggccttttcccctttccgaagaagctctccaaagacgtttgttttttattcatttttgctgcttgtgggcttaattttggggtgccgtatcccgtgaccgagacaagcgtctgggcaggtgcttaaaggcacaggcggatgaatctgatcgatttataaatgaaacagctttcagactcagataatgaataatatatgttttgctcagtctttctgtgcggcccggtaccaaatgacccacggaccggtaccggtccccggcccggtggttggggaccactgagcTATAGCACTGGTactaaaggagctgctcagtgctgtgagCACAGTGCTATAGTGTGAAGTTCAAATGGTTACATTCCCattacaggaagaacccctgggCATGTCTTGAGTTTTTAAATTACAGTAGACTTCAAAGAATGCTCACTGTAAGAGTGACAACTCACAGAACAAAGATCCCATATGTCACTTTTAGGCAAACCCTCTCTACTCAGTTGGGAAACATTGATTATCCTTTCACATAATAAAAGGCCAATTCAAAATAGCCTGCCAAACAGAAACCTAATGCTTGCATTGAAattgaaaagaggaaaaaagcaaaaagcatCAACTTTGTTAAACTTTGTAAATATTAAGTTTTGTCCCTCCCATTGCCTCTTTTTagccccagcgtcagccccagcAACCTACACAGGCTCAAGCCCAGACGCAGGGCTCTGTATCTGCTCCATTGTACAATACCATGATGATATCCCAGCCAGGACAGCCAAATGTGCTGCAGATCAGCACCAGCCTgccacagaacaacacacaacaaggcACTGCTGTGGCAACCTTCACACAAGACCGACAGATTCGGTAAGTATGCCTGCTACAACGAAACAAAAAAACTTAACCAGAATTGTTGTATTAAAACCAACATGTGTAAATATATTGGAATAAGATGTGTATACTATCAAACATGGATGGTGCTACATGTTTTGTCTTATTTCCATCTCCAGATTCCCAGCAGGCCAACAACTGGTGACCAAGCTAGTGACTGCTCCAATGCATGCATGTGGAGCAGTCATGGTGCCCACCTCAATGTTCATGGGGCAGGTGGTTACTGCATACAACCCCTTTGCCGGCcagcaggtaaacacacagTTGTATGAGCCACTGAGTAAGGGAGGAGGACAATTCTGAGTAGAGCGCATATAAGTGACTATGTTTGTAATGCTACCCAGCTGCTCCTTGACGACAGGCTCTGGGGCCCCTGGGTGAGCATGTCAGATAACATACAAATTACAGATTGGTGTGTGGAATTCTGTATATAAGTCCAATGGATTGGATGATGACCATTGTTTTCAAACCTTTGTCAAGTCTGTGAACTTTAAAGATTTGTATACCTTTATTTGATTATCAAGTCTAGTTTCTTTGTTAACAATCTGTATCCCTTCAGCAGGGTGGCCAGACCCAGACCCTGACACTGCAACCAGCCCAACCACCTCAAGGTCAGCCTGATGGCCAAAACCAGACAGCTGTAGTGGCACAGAACAGCCAGCAGgggcagcagcaacaacagcagttCCTACAGGTATCAGTAGATGGCAGAAATGTCTTTAAGATATTAAGTAGACATAAGACCTATCTTAGAGATATTGCTTTGTTTTGTGGACTGTATatgttttgtgttgttattcCACATTGCTGTTAACACAATGTGTGTAGTACTGCTCTTCAAGGCTTTTGTGCATGTTGTTTGCAGAGTGTGATATTACTTAAAATGGGTTATCATCTTTCATCCTCTAATTTTATTACATTCTTTTGCTGCCAGGGCACTCGTCTTCTCCATGGTAACCAATCCACCCAACTGATTCTGCAGGCAGCTTTCCCACTCCAACAACAAGGCACATTCACCCAGGCAACCCATCCACAGCAaccacaacagcaacaacagcagcaacagcagcagcagccgcagcagcagaggcaacaacagcagcagcagcaacaatctCACCACCAGaggcaccagcagcagcttaaaCCGCAGCCCCAGAAACAGCAGAAAGCCTCGTCATCACACAGGACTGACAGTGTCAGCAGCCAACCGCAGTAAAGTCTGCAGGAAAACACTCTTGAGTGAGAACCCTTGGGAATTTAACCTCTTTATGGGAATGCTGCATACgtttgttttggttgtgtgTGGCTGTCACAATCTTCCTTTTCCCCAAAATTGTTGCCCTTTTCCGCCATGTGAAAGAATCATAGGAAAGAGAGGAAGGTCTGAGTCCTCAAGGAACTCACCAAAGatggtcaccatggaaaccgGATGGATTAAAATCCCCTTTTCCTCACCAGGGGCAGAATTATGAGGGAGCTCCAGTTTCTCTGGagacctggaaaaaaaattgcGGAGAACACCTTATTGCCACGGTAACGATGGACTCTTTTTAAAGGTGTGTCCTGGTGGACTGACCTTGTACAGATttactgtatgaaaaaaaaaagtgtaaatatCCAATATAGcctaacagaaaacagaaatgtaGTATTTTATATGATTGCATGGAAAGAATAACTGTGTAAGCTTTTATTAGTCGCTTTTGAAAATTGAATTTTTACTTTGTTCAAGTATTTTCTGGTCAAGGTGGAGCAGTGATGCACTCTCTTagaccccctcctccccccttctctaaaaaaaaaaaaagaagttcagTGTGAGGCTTTAAAGTTCTGTCAGCATGCTTAAAAAAATGGATGGGCTTGGGTTTGTTTTGTGGAAATTCTGTTTTTCAACACTGTGTCTCAAAAATGGTTATTTTAACTCCACAAATTATGTTTGGGAAGAGACTAGCTCGTCAGTTTAACTGAATTCTTTGCAGGATGATCACTGTACGTGTAACAGGTTTAGTGATTCCAAGTGCCAATAATGTAGTacgttatgtttttttttttaaatttcaagcAGACTATTCAAAGGCGTATATATTTTCCAACAAGATATTACCCCTAATAAAGTTCATGCGTGTGTATATAGTAGGGATTATTTTTTAACAGCCAGAGAGCCCTATATGTAACAAACAGTACCGTATATCCTCAACCTCCTTAAACGTTAGCACTTAATGTGATTGTGTACAGTAAATCACTGTCAAGACCTAGTTGTTTGTAATCTGTGGTGTGATTCTGtaagcttttgtgtgtttttttgagaATACAATCTTTGGATGCATGAGTGTGTCTGGGGTTGGTGtatgtgagtgagtgaatgagaGTGTTTGTCGCCCCTTGTGTCTTACAATATTTGACTTAGTAAGGTTTTGAAGTTGCTTGATGGTACTTGTATTCTCAGGAATGTGGAAAGTTTATGCTTCTGCCTCAGTCTGGAACCAGACCTGGAAGGATTAGACAGTGATGCTGCAAAGACCAGAGGGAAAAAGGTTTCACTGAATCGAAGTCGACCCAGTGTTCTCAGAGCCTACCTTGTTTCCTTACCAAACCAGAagtggagtggggggggggggtctccaGAAAGAGGAgttaaaatatgttgttttgtgAAGGGTGGAGGGAGTTGTTGTGATAATACGGAGAAACGTGTTAGCCTTCATCTTGATTGGAATAGGCTGACTTCATTTCTGCTGTCTCATGGTCTGCTGTATCATCAGTGTTTCatccttctttctcttcctaGGCCTCAGAAACCCTCATGCAGTTCAGTAAACTCAGCTCAGTTCTCAAACAGCAGTTAAAACCAGGACTGGGCCCAGATCCATTTTTCAGAAACTGAAATGTGTTTGAGCTCAGCCTGTGTGCTACAGTGATAAGCCATATCAAACAGAAAAGCCTTGGATTTGGAGGAAGTGTAACGGTTGGCAAAGGAGCGTTtagaatgtgttgttttgtctcaGAGTGTAGTAAGGATTGCTTGCGTGGGTGAGTGGTTGTGCGTACTTGTGTGATTATAGCATCTCCTTTCCTTAATCCTACTTCTTGTATCACTTGGGGGTCAGTATTGGTTTCCCCTGGCGATAGCCAATCAGTTCTTGCGTTGCAGTATGAAGAGATAATTGTAGTTTCAAGAAACGTCCTCTCTGGTTGGGCTCAGTATTGTGCAAACCTGTGTGTGGGACAGCTCAACttgaaaacatgtttgtgtgaaagagagagctTGTATGCATGTTTACTGTCACTGTATCCCATTATATTCTGTGTGTGACTGGAGAAGCAGAGCACTGGTCACCTGTCAGGATATGAATGATGGGTGGCTGTGGTGTTTTTGCAATGGCAGACTGCTCAACAAACACTTATCAGAGTAACTACACACCAGACAATTTTTTAACCCTCTGAGATGAGCTAAATTTAGATTTGTGCCACTTAGCAGGGACAGATTCTCTTATGGAATCATAGATTTTAACATCAAGGGTCTTACTATTTGAACCAGGTCTTCCACCTATCACATAGCAATTGTAGATCCTCCTTTAGACTAGTTGGTGTAAAAATGCATCACTCTAAAGGctagttttaaaatgtttatagtTTGTGTCACTGATACCCAGCCCAAAGAATGTAAAGGTGTTTTTAAAGAGACAAATGGATGTTGTAACTGTTAGCTATGGAGAACATTATGGAGACAGTCTTATGATGAAGGAAAAGGAGGGGTGTGAAACAAAAGCAAATTCAAAATGCAATCTTATTTACAGTCTTTgcagtgtaaaaaaacaatCTCTGAATGTTTCACTATTGCAAACTTTTATCAGTTTGTTTTCTGAACATCTGGTTGGAAAAAAAGTGGAGTTCGAAGTTGAAGATATTGGATATGGGACAATATCGATAAGATagccagcccccccccccacaaacACCTctaacacacagatacacaaatcACCTCTCCACTACACAGTTTGGTTCTAAATCCCTAGTTCTAGTATAaaaccttacacacacacacaaagctaagAACACCAGTATTCAGTGTAAAACGGTGCTATGCTTacctgtactgtatgtatgtatatccCTTCTTCTGCTCTTGAACTGTGCTCCTTTATCTACCCCAAAGtcaaatgtaataataatcaatattttGAAGCAAAATGTTTGCTATTACTATAACCCGCTCCCCTTCTCCCCTCTTGGtcaatttgaaaataaaaactgtTGCAAATATTAATACATGGCATGTCTGAGTTTTGTCTTAATAGTAATGGTGTTAAATTGGCGCCATCATCTGGTCAGAAAGGCACTACAACGATAAGATACCTGTTAACCCTTTACCATTAGTATCAGAGTTCAGTTATTCATACGTACTTATGGTCTCATTGTAAACCAGGCAGCCTTAATTATGTTATTTTAATACAATTTATTTGATAAATATTAAACAATATTGCTCTTCTAATGGTCTGACTGCAGcaaatataacacacacagcttgagCTACTGTCTGGTTATGGATTAATGGCATCAATACTGAATGCAGACATTAGATGGGACCCATCAGTTATTTTTGAGCTCATCATAATTATCTTGAAAAAATAATGAACATTTGTTATTGACCTTGACAGGCTGGATTAATTCACAATACTACCACATTATCTATAGGAAATTTGAAAAATTAGATCAGTAAATATTATCCTCTAATGTAGTTTGTGGCAAATAAATGAGTGTAAATATGAGTGTGTATGAAAGTggacagtaaaaaacaaactgccacGAAGTGACCTCCTATTATTATGCACTACTGTGCACAGAAAGCGACAGAgctaacacacactgtgtggttgGTTCTACCATCACAGGTACTTTCTTTATTATCACAAGTCAATACACTGTATCAAAACTGCAAGAACCTcaaaagcagagagcagaagcTCTCTTTTCTCACTCTTTCACCAACAAAAGTCACAACAAATGCATccagtatttaaaaaaaggaaatctaAAGGCACATTTCTACTGTATTTACATTGCATACAAGTTTGACATAAATCAAGTGAAAAGCACACAGTCAGTCCTAAATCCCTCAGCCACTATGCCTTAGCTAAAGAGACTAAAGTTAACCATAAGTACATACAGCAATACACCATCAGGCTTCAATAAGTCACAGTATTTAAAGCTAAAGCACACAGATGGGAGTCAGGTGACTTATGGCTTTGCTTATTTCTTCAGGCTTAGATGCTGATTTGAGCAGAGCTATGGCTCATTTGTTTGGAAGAGaagtctttttaaaaaatgctttaATGATCAACCTCTCACCAATCCAGTGACAATGACTAAATTataatttgacattttgtgAAAGTGTCTTGCTGAGAGGTAGATGAGAAGAATGATACCACTATCACATCTGCCCTTTAAATGTGAAGCTGGCCTGATCTGGACATCATTATTTGGATAAGAGGGGATGACTTTTAGCAACATTTATCACAGAGAGGTGAGAGTAGATGAGAATTGTTGTCTTAGCACGCACACAACTTGATGCTTACACAAGCTTTGGAAATGCTGGTATGCAGATTTTGTTACTGTACCGGCCAGCTGTCCACTTTGGAGAGAAATTAATCTCAAGTACAAAATAATTGTGACTAATTTTTACGCAAACTCACAGATACATGTTTTGACTTTACACATAAATAACGAGCAATTTGAAACATGCAAATGTACACACAACAGCCCCCCAACACATCAGCGTTGGCTCAGCAATCAACTTGGTTTTCTGGACTGGCTGAACAGTCAGCAGGCTTTGTTTAAACCATATACGTATATTTACATTGTTAATTATAGATTAACTGTCAGTGCAGTGTATGCGTAAATAAGTGGAAACTTCTACACTGACAAACTGCACACTCAAAAGTAACAGAGGCCTTTTTGAGACTAATTTCTCCCCTTTTTTCCAACCTGTTGACGGTATCAATGTTCTCATACAGCTCCTCACACGAAAATATGTATTTCCTTGAACTATGTCTAATACAATGGAAAATAAATCTTACACAAAGACATATTGCCATCGCAGCAACAGCTGTACTTATCCGTCCCTCAGTCTGAGATCATCTCCCTCTGCTGAATATGTACACATAATGGTTATCTAAGGCTGAATGTGAGCCAGAGCTTCTCCCACTGCTGATGGGTGATACTGTGCC
Encoded proteins:
- the clockb gene encoding clock circadian regulator b isoform X2; the encoded protein is MTSSIGDDCSIFDGLMEEDEKDKAKRVSRNKSEKKRRDQFNVLIKELGTMLPGNTRKMDKSTILQKSIDFLCKHKEIAAQSESSEIRQDWKPPFLSNEEFTQLMLEALDGFFIAIMTDGNILYASESVTSLLEHLPADLVDQNLLNFLPIGEHSEVYKALSTHPTDAESLGSDYLKTKNHMEFCCHMLRGAIDPKEPPVYEYVKFIGNFKSLNNVPNVKRNGLAGVLQRSLQPAFDDQVCFVATVRLAKPQFIKEMCTVEEPNEEFTSRHSLEWKFLFLDHRAPPIIGYLPFEVLGTSGYDYYHVDDLETLAKCHEHLMQYGKGKSCYYRFLTKGQQWIWLQTHYYITYHQWNSRPEFIVCTHTVVSYAEVRAEQRRELGIEESNPEVTADKSQDSGSESQLNTSSLKEALERFDQSRTPSTSSQSSRKSSSHVSDTCTSTASKLHMDTATPPRQSLASTMEMTSQRRSSISSQSMSSQTTGQSVTPGMITQQQQQQPQQLQSNVQPVMEFSAQVNAMQHLKEQLEQRTRLIQANIQRQQEELRHIQEQLQRVQGQGIQMLLQQQGGAMNVQLPQVGSVQQTTALTSQVQQTTINPVHSGTQQLTIQQQAPPPQQNIQQTNALPQPQRQPQQPTQAQAQTQGSVSAPLYNTMMISQPGQPNVLQISTSLPQNNTQQGTAVATFTQDRQIRFPAGQQLVTKLVTAPMHACGAVMVPTSMFMGQVVTAYNPFAGQQLLLDDRLWGPWQGGQTQTLTLQPAQPPQGQPDGQNQTAVVAQNSQQGQQQQQQFLQGTRLLHGNQSTQLILQAAFPLQQQGTFTQATHPQQPQQQQQQQQQQQPQQQRQQQQQQQQSHHQRHQQQLKPQPQKQQKASSSHRTDSVSSQPQ
- the clockb gene encoding clock circadian regulator b isoform X5, encoding MTSSIGDDCSIFDGLMEEDEKDKAKRVSRNKSEKKRRDQFNVLIKELGTMLPGNTRKMDKSTILQKSIDFLCKHKEIAAQSESSEIRQDWKPPFLSNEEFTQLMLEALDGFFIAIMTDGNILYASESVTSLLEHLPADLVDQNLLNFLPIGEHSEVYKALSTHPTDAESLGSDYLKTKNHMEFCCHMLRGAIDPKEPPVYEYVKFIGNFKSLNNVPNVKRNGLAGVLQRSLQPAFDDQVCFVATVRLAKPQFIKEMCTVEEPNEEFTSRHSLEWKFLFLDHRAPPIIGYLPFEVLGTSGYDYYHVDDLETLAKCHEHLMQYGKGKSCYYRFLTKGQQWIWLQTHYYITYHQWNSRPEFIVCTHTVVSYAEVRAEQRRELGIEESNPEVTADKSQDSGSESQLNTSSLKEALERFDQSRTPSTSSQSSRKSSSHVSDTCTSTASKLHMDTATPPRQSLASTMEMTSQRRSSISSQSMSSQTTGQSVTPGMITQQQQQQPQQLQSNVQPVMEFSAQVNAMQHLKEQLEQRTRLIQANIQRQQEELRHIQEQLQRVQGQGIQMLLQQQGGAMNVQLPQVGSVQQTTALTSQVQQTTINPVHSGTQQLTIQQQAPPPQQNIQQTNALPQPQRQPQQPTQAQAQTQGSVSAPLYNTMMISQPGQPNVLQISTSLPQNNTQQGTAVATFTQDRQIRFPAGQQLVTKLVTAPMHACGAVMVPTSMFMGQVVTAYNPFAGQQQGGQTQTLTLQPAQPPQGQPDGQNQTAVVAQNSQQGQQQQQQFLQGTRLLHGNQSTQLILQAAFPLQQQGTFTQATHPQQPQQQQQQQQQQQPQQQRQQQQQQQQSHHQRHQQQLKPQPQKQQKASSSHRTDSVSSQPQ
- the clockb gene encoding clock circadian regulator b isoform X6, whose protein sequence is MTSSIGDDCSIFDGLMEEDEKDKAKRVSRNKSEKKRRDQFNVLIKELGTMLPGNTRKMDKSTILQKSIDFLCKHKEIAAQSESSEIRQDWKPPFLSNEEFTQLMLEALDGFFIAIMTDGNILYASESVTSLLEHLPADLVDQNLLNFLPIGEHSEVYKALSTHPTDAESLGSDYLKTKNHMEFCCHMLRGAIDPKEPPVYEYVKFIGNFKSLNNVPNVKRNGLAGVLQRSLQPAFDDQVCFVATVRLAKPQFIKEMCTVEEPNEEFTSRHSLEWKFLFLDHRAPPIIGYLPFEVLGTSGYDYYHVDDLETLAKCHEHLMQYGKGKSCYYRFLTKGQQWIWLQTHYYITYHQWNSRPEFIVCTHTVVSYAEVRAEQRRELGIEESNPEVTADKSQDSGSESQLNTSSLKEALERFDQSRTPSTSSQSSRKSSSHVSDTCTSTASKLHMDTATPPRQSLASTMEMTSQRRSSISSQSMSSQTTGQSVTPGMITQQQQQQPQQLQSNVQPVMEFSAQVNAMQHLKEQLEQRTRLIQANIQRQQEELRHIQEQLQRVQGQGIQMLLQQQGGAMNVQLPQVGSVQQTTALTSQVQQTTINPVHSGTQQLTIQQQAPPPQQNIQQTNALPQPQRQPQQPTQAQAQTQGSVSAPLYNTMMISQPGQPNVLQISTSLPQNNTQQGTAVATFTQDRQIRFPAGQQLVTKLVTAPMHACGAVMVPTSMFMGQVVTAYNPFAGQQGGQTQTLTLQPAQPPQGQPDGQNQTAVVAQNSQQGQQQQQQFLQGTRLLHGNQSTQLILQAAFPLQQQGTFTQATHPQQPQQQQQQQQQQQPQQQRQQQQQQQQSHHQRHQQQLKPQPQKQQKASSSHRTDSVSSQPQ